The genomic segment TAATGCCTTTTTTTAATAGATTAAAACATACTTTAAGAAGAAATTCAAAAACAAATGCAAGAAAAAATATCTCTGCTCACTATGATTTATCAAATGATTTTTATAAACTGATGCTTGATAAAACAATGATGTACTCAAGCGCAATATTTGAAGATAAAAATCAAGATTTATATGATGCTCAAAAAAATAAGCTTGAAAAACTATCAGGAAAATTAAATATTAAAGAGGGCTCAAAAGTTCTTGAAATTGGTTCAGGGTGGGGAGCTATGGCTATTCATTTAGCAAAAGATAAAAAATGTGATGTTACAACTGTAACATTAAGTGTTGAGCAAAAAAAGCTTTGTGAAAATAGATTTAAAAAAGAAGGAGTTGAAGATAAAATTGATATTTTACTAAAAGATTATAGAGATTTAAATGGGCAATTTGATTCAATAATTGCTGTTGAGATGTTTGAAGCTGTTGGAAGTGAGTATTTTCATATATTCTTTAAAAAGTGTCAAGAGTTATTAAAACCAAGTGGAGTTTTAGTTTTACAAGTAATTACAATTCCAGACCAAAGATATAAATCTTACTCAAAAAGTAGTGATTTTATACAAAAGTATATTTTTCCAGGTGGGCATTTGCCAAGTATTTTAAAGTTGTTGCAAACAACTTCAAAATACACAAGATTGAATTTAAATCATCTTGAGGAGTTTACAGAAGATTATGCAAAAACATTAAATATCTGGCATGAAAATTTTGAAAATAATTTAGATGAAGTTAAAAAACTTGGATTTGATGAATATTTTATAAGAATGTGGAAAATGTATCTAAACTATTGTGAAGCTGGATTTATTACAAGAAATATAAATCTTCATCAACTAGTTTTTACAAGAGATCAAAATATAAATTTAAATAAAGGATTAAATAAATGAAAAATTTAGTATTGCTTTTTTTAACAACAATTTTATTAACAGGATGTACAAGTATGAAAATAGAAGATTTTAACAATACAAAACCAGAGTTTATTCCTCAAGAGTATTTTAATGGAAAATTAAGAGCATATGGAATCGTAAAAGATAGAAGTGGAAAAATAATAAGAAGCTTTAAAGGAACAATGATAGGCTCTTGGGATAAAAACGGTGTTGGAACTTTAGATGAGTTTTTTGTTTATGATGATGGTGAAGAGATGAAAAGAGTTTGGACTTTGAAACCAACTTCTGATAAAAAATTTATTGCTACAGCAGATGATATAGTTGGGGAAAGTCCTATGATAGCAAATGGAAATACAGTAATGATTGATTATGTAATGAGAACACCTTATAAAAACTCAACTATTGATTTAAGTGTGCAAGATTGGCTTCATTTACAAGATGATGGAGTTATTATAAATCACTCAAAAATGAAAAAATTTGGGTTTGTTGTTGGTGAGCTAGTAATCACAATAATAAAAGAGTAGCTTGGCTAATCTTATTTCAAAAAGCTAAATTAATAAGCCCATTTTTAGGGCTTATAATTTTAATATCTACACAGAAGTAAAGAAACTAATAAAAGCAAATAAACTTCCTATTATTAAAACTGATTCACTCATTGATATTCTCCAAATTTTAAATATTTTAAATAATATCAAGAAAATTTAAAAATATCTAAAAAAATTACAATTTGTAATGTTTTTATCTTATAAATATTTTTTACTATATTTAAACTAGTGAAATCATACAGAGAAAAATAATCTCAAAATAGTGTAAAAAAGTAACATATTTAAATAAAACTGAAATGCTTATTCACTTAGTTGTTTTTAGAACAAATTAAACTAAAAGAGTACCTGAAAATGGTAAATATTTTTTTACATTTCTTAACAAAGTTACTTAAAAATAAGCTTTTACTTTATAACTATTTATCCGAATATAAGTTTGATTACAATAATTTGTTATTAATATTTACTTTTAAGTAGGAGGAGTTAATATGAATGGTAACATTGAGCGAGTAAGAGAAGTTTTTACTCAAAAATCAACTAGAGTTGATACAAATAAAGGGGATGAGTTTTATAACTCATTATTTGAAAAATCAAAAGCTAGATTAAAACTTTTAAGAGATCAAAAACCTCTTAGAGATATAGATATGATTGAGGTTATTGAAACTGAAGGAGTAAACAGAAGAGATTTTATGAAGTGGGTTAGTGCAACAACTGCAACACTTATGCTTCCACCTATGTTTGCTCCTTTAGTTGCAGAAGCTACTGAACTAATGAATAGAGTTCCAGTAATTTGGATAGAGTTACAAGATTGTGCTGGAAATACAGAAGCTCTTTTAAGAAGTTCTGCTCCAACTGTTGATGATTTACTTTTTGATGTTTTAAGTTTAGAGTTTCATCATGCTTTAATGGCATGTGCAGGAAATGATGCAGAACATCAATTAGATGATGCTATTGAACATTTTAAAGGAAAGTATTTACTTTTTGTTGAAGGATCTATTCCAACTGCTATGAATGGAAATTATGGGACAATTGGACCATCAGGTGAAACTTTTCAAGAACATTTAGCAAGATTGTCAAAAGATGCAGCTGCTATTGTAGCTGTTGGAACATGTGCCACATTTGGTGGAGTTCCAGCTGCTGCTCCAAATCCGACTGGTGCTGTTGGAGTTATGGATTTAGTAAAAGGAAAACCAATTGTTAATATTCCAGCTTGTCCAGCGAATCCAGCAAATATGGTTGGTGTTGTTTTACATTATGTTTTAACTGGTCAAGTTCCTGAACTTGATTCACTTTTAAGACCAAAATTTGCATTTGGATATAGAATTCATGATAACTGTGAAAGAAGAGCTCATTTTGATGCAGGAGAGTTTGTAGAAGAGTGGGGAGATGAAGGAGCTAAAAACAATTGGTGTTTATATAAAGTTGGTTGTAAAGGACCAATGACATTTAATAACTGTTCAATTATTAGATATAACGATGGTGCAAACTGGCCAGTTGGTGTAGGGCGAGGATGTATTGGATGTAGTGAACCAGATTTTTGGGACAAATATGCTTATGAAAGACCAATGGCAACTGCAAGAATTAAACCACCAACAGGTGGAGTTGAAAAAACTGTTGATGAATTTGGTCTAGGACTTTTAACAGCAACTGCTGTTGGTATTGGAGTTCATGCAATTGCAAGTGTAGTTGCTGGTAAAAAATCAAATGAAAATGAGGAGAGATAATGACAAAAAAACATTTAGTAGTAGATCCAATTACAAGGATTGAAGGACATCTTAGAATTGAAGCAATTATAGATGAGAACAATGTTATCACAGATGCTTACTCTTCTTCTACAATGTTTAGAGGAATTGAAGAGATTTTAAAAGGAAGAGATCCTAGAGATTGTGGACTTCTTGCAATGAGAATTTGTGGAGTTTGTACAGGAACTCACTATCAAAGAAGTATTGAAGCTGTTGAAAATGCTTTTAGTGTAACTATTCCTAAAAATGCAAGATTGGTACGAAATCTTATCCAAGGTGCTTTATATCTTCACGACCATGTTGTTCATTTCTATCATCTACATGCACTTGATTGGGTTGATATTACAAAAGCACTTGACGCAGATCCAAAGAAAACGGTTGCTGAAGCTCAAAAATGGGCGGGGCTTTCAAATCAAAGAGCTTGGAATGCTTCTGAAGATGTATATATTCAAGTAAAAGAGAGAGTTCAAAAATATATAAAACAAGGAAGACTTGGTATTTTTGGAAATGCTTATTGGGGTAGTGAAGGTTTTAAATTAACTCCTGAACAAAATTTAATTGGTCTTTCTCACTATCTTGATGCTCTTGAATTACAAAGAGATTTAGCAAAAATGATGGCTATTTTTGGTGGTAAAAATCCTCATCCACAATCTTTTGTAGTTGGTGGAGTTACTTGTGTTCAAGATATAAAAAATCCTGCAAGAATTGCTGAATTTAAACAACTTCTTAAAAGAGGAAGAAAGTTTATTAAAGAGGCTTATTTACCAGATGTTTATATGGCTGGAACAATGTATGGTGAAGAGGCATTAAATGGAACAGGTGGTGGATTAGGAAACTATATGAGTTATGGTGGATTTAATTTAGATGATTTACCATTTTATAAATCTAAAAAATTATTCCCTGCTGGAATTGTAAAAAATAAAGATTTAAGTAAAGTTTATGAAGTAGATGAAGCAAAAATTACTGAAGATGTTACTCATGCTTGGTATAAAGGAAATACAAATCTTCATCCATTTGATGGAGTAACAGAGCCAAACTATACAGGTTTTGGTAAAAAAGAGAATAATATTGCTTATTTAGATACTCAAAATAAATACTCTTGGATTAAATCCCCACTTTATAATGATGAAAGAATGGAAGTAGGACCACTTGCTAGAATGGTTGTTGGATTTGCTAGTAATGATGAGTTAATTAAAAAATATGTTACAAATTTTTTAACTAATGCAAATCTTCCTGCAACAGTTTTATTCTCAACTGTTGGAAGAACAGCAGCACGTGCAATAGAGAGTGAACTTATGGCTGATGTTATGATGGACTGGGTGGATGAATTAGCTTTAAATGCTGCAAATGGTGATTTATCAACATGGACAGAGTTTGATTTTAATACAGTTGCAAAAGATGTAAAAGGAATTGGTCTTGAAGAAGCACCAAGAGGAGCATTAGGGCACTGGGTAAAAATTAAAGATGGTAAAGTTGTAAATTATCAAACAGTTGTTCCTTCAACTTGGAATGCAGCTCCTAGAGATTATAAAGGAAGAATGGGAGCTTATGAAGCTGCTTTAATTGGTACAAAAGTTGCAAATGTTGAGCAACCTTTAGAGATATTAAGAACTATCCATAGTTTTGATCCTTGTATTGCTTGTGCGGTTCACCTAATTGATACAAATGGTAAAGAGCTTGGTGTTTATAAAGTAAATCCAATTTAAGGAAAGTACCATGTCAAAAAATATAGAAATAAAAAGAATGACAGGAACTATGAGAATAGTTCACTGGGTTACATTTTTTAGTATGATAACAGCTGTAATCACAGGCTTATATATTGGTCATCCATATTATCAAACATTTATAGCAGATCCTGCTGTTGATAAATATGTTATGGCATGGAATAGATGGGCACACTTTATAGTTGCTATTATATTTGATGTAACAGCTATTTTGGTTGGATATTTATATTTCTTTTCAAGATTTGAGAAGCCTTATAAAAAACTAATTCCTAATAAGAAAAATATTGTTGAATTTTTTGAAGTATTATTAAATTTAATAACACTTAATAGAAGAAAAAATTTTGATTCAAGCCATAGCGATAGTTTTAATATTGTATTTTTTACAATATTTCATCTACTTTTAGTGTTTATGCTATTTACTGGACTTCAACTTTATGTTCATGGATTAGCATCTGGACATAGCTCTATTGGAGCTTGGTGGCCAGCAATGCTTCATTTGTTTACAGATTGGACTTTATATGTTTTTGGTGGAAATATGGGAGTTAGAATTGCTCATCATTATAGTATGTATTTTATACTTGTTTGGGTAATGTTTCATATTTATTATCAAATTTGGAGAACAATCTTCTGGAAAGAGGGTGATATTGCTATTGTGTTTGGTGGAAGTAAGTTTGTAAAAGAAGAGGAGAAATAGGGGTTTAAAAGGCTTTGCCTTCTAAACCTTTTAAATATTTATATGAAAGATACAATTATTATAGGCGTGGGAAATATGCTCTTTAAAGATGAGGGTATAGGAATTTATACTAGTGAGTATATCAAACAAAATTATGAGTTTGATGAAGATTTAGAGATTATTGATGGTGGAACATTAGGATTTAAACTAATGGCATATTTTCAAGAGTATAAAAATGTCATTATTTTAGATACTGTGTCTATTGATGATGAAGCTGGAAGTATATTTAGGCTTCCTAGTGATGTTTTATTAGGACTTGGTAAATATAGAAAAACAGCACATGAAGTAGAGATTGTAGAGATGCTTGAAATTGTTTCAGTTTTAGATTCTCATGCAAATGTTACAATAATTGGAATAGTTCCACAAGATATACAAAGTGTTGAAATAGGACTTACAAAACTTATGGAAGAAAGATTTCCATTTTTTATAGAAACTTCTATAAAAGAGATAGAAAGTTTAGGGTTTAAACTTACAAAAAAATCAGATATTGCTGTTCCTGATATTGTAAAAAGTTTAATTGGAAGCTACAATGGCTCTCATTTAAATAGAATCCCAAATGAAGAGGATTTTACGCATGAAGTTAATCTATAAAATAGAGTACAACTCAACTTCTTTTTATTTTAAAAGATTAATAGATGAGTTGATAAAAAACTCAAATATAGATGCAAATACAAAACAATATGTTGGATTTATTTTAATATTTATTGATGATGAGCTTGAAAATATTGAAAAGTTTTTTTTAAATTTAGAAACAAATCTTCCTTACTCTATGTTTTTGAAAAAATCATATTTAATAGATGATTTTAATGAAGAGATTAAAGAGTTAGAAGATAAAAATATAAAAGAGAATTTTGAGATTTTAACAAATACAAAAGTTAAAGATATCTTAGAAAATTCTAATTTCGATTTTTTAAGACAAATTGTTAATTTAAATAAATATTTGGTTGTTGAATTTGAAGAATTAAATCTCTTTTTACCAAATAAAAATTTAAAAGAAAACTTTGAAAAAGAAAATTATGAAGTTAAATTAATAGTTACAAACAGCCAAGTCTTAACAGATCTATTTATAGTAGAAGAGTCTGAAATAAATCTTTTATGTTCAATAGAGAGACCTTTGGTTAAATTGAAATTAAAAAATATAGATGAAAATATTTCAAATAGTGGATATATTTTTACAAGGCTTGTAAACTCTTCAAAAGAGGTTGAGCTATCAAAAGCATTAAAAGAGCAAAATATTAATTATATTTTATATGTAAATAAAAAAGATGAGTTAAAAGCTTGTAGTTTTGAGGGACTAAATCTTATTATTAGTGATGATAAAACTTTATATCCCAAATATGATTATAAAAAAGATTTGATATTTAATTCAAGTAGTGAATATTTGAACTCTTTTTTAAATGTTTATAATGCATGTTTACATGAGAATAACCTTTTAGATAAAAACTCTATTGGAGTATATTTTTCATTAAATTCTAAAAATAGTTTTGTGGATATAAAAGTTTTAAATGAAGAAGAAAAAAGAGTAATATATATTCCTGATATTGAATCTAATATGAATCAAATTTTAGAAGATATATCTTTGATCGATGAAAATTGTAAAAGATTAGTGGATAATTTTTCAAAAAAGTATCTTTATACAAAAGAGATAAAACTTTCAAATAACAATGGATTTTCAACTATTATAGAAGCTATTGCAAAACTTTTAAATATACAATCAGTAAAAGATTTTGAAGATTTGGCACTAAATAGTGGATATGTGGATGCTTTACAAATTGATATGAAATTAATTAAAATTGACAATAAAAACTATTTAGATTATAGAAAAACTATTCAATCTGTAATGTCATATAAAATGGCAAATGTTGATAATGAGACACTTAGTTTCTCTTTTTATGAATTTTTAGGAGAATTTATAATAGATTATTTAAGGGAAATAGCAAGAAAAATAGATGTAAAAGATATAGTTTTATGTGGAGATATCTTTTCAAATAGACAAGTTTTTCATAAAGTTTATAAAGAACTTAACAAAAAATATAATCTAATTTTACCAACAGAGTATGCAATGGATTACATATAAGTAAAAAAATAAAAGTTTACGGAACTGTACAAGGTGTTGGATTTCGACCTTTTGTATATAATCTAGCAATAAAATACAATCTTTATGGCTATGTAAATAATGATAATATTGGAGTAAATATAGAAGTATCTGGAAAAACTAATGATATTTCTAGTTTTTTAGAAGAGTTAAAAAATAATCCGCCACCTCTTGTAGTTATTGAAGATATCAAAATAGAAGATTCAAATAAACAATTTTTTGAATTCAAAATAGAAAATAGTAATAGTTGTGATAATAAAACAACTACAATTCCTCCTGATATAGCTATTTGTAAAGATTGTATAGATGATATTTTTGATAAAAACAATTTTAGATATCGTTACTCTTTGACAAATTGTACGAACTGTGGACCTAGATACTCTATAATAAAAACTGTTCCATATGATAGAATTAATACTTCTTTAAAAGATTTTTCTCTTTGTAAAAAGTGCCAAAATGAGTTTGAAAATCCAACAAATAGAAGATATCATGCACAAGCAATATCTTGTGAAGATTGTGGACCAACAACTTTTTTATATGATAGTAAACAAACCTTAATTGCTTCAAAAATAGACGCCATAAATTTAGCTTCAAAATATATAAATGATGGAAAAATTTTAGCTATAAAAAGTATGGGGGGATTTCACATAATTTGTGATGCCTCAAACGATAAAACTATAATTAAATTAAGAGAGTTTAAAAAAAGAGCTACAAAACCTTTTGCTGTTATGTTTAAAGATACAAATATTTTAAAAGAATATACAAAATATTCACAAATAGAAGAAAATATTCTAACTTCAAAACAAAGACCAATAGTTTTATTAGAAAAAAAAGAAAATCAAAATATATCAAATTTTGTAGCACCAAATATAAAAAAAATTGGTTGTTTTTTACCAAATAGTGCTTTACACTATCTTTTATTTGAAAACTTATCTAAGCCAATTATCGCAACTAGCGCAAATTTAAATGGTGAACCAATAATTACAACAAAAGAGGATATTTTTTTAAAACTAAATAATTTAGTTGATTTTATACTTGATTATAATAGAGAAATATTAAATAGTTGTGATGATTCAATAGTACAGGTTGTAAATGAAAAAATTATAAAACTTAGAAATAGTAGAGGATATGCTCCTAATAGTTTAAAAGTTGCTGGAAAATTTAGTAAAAAAATTTTAAGTTTAGGAGCAAATCAAAAATCAACTTTTAGTATAGCTTTTGATAATAAGATTATTACAACTCCATATTTAGGAGATTTAGACTCTATTGCTTCTATAGAAAACTATAAAAAAACAGTAGAAAATTTGCTCTCTTTTTATGATTTTGTACCTGAAATTATAGTTTGTGATAAGCATCCAAAATATGAGAGTACTAAATTCGCTTTTTGGCTTTTGGATAAAAATCCAAATTTAGAGTTAGTTCAAATTCAACATCACTATGCCCATGTTTTAGCAGTTTTAGCAGAAAATTCTTTAAAAGATGATGTTTTGGCATTTGTTTTTGATGGGACAGGATATGGAGATGATAAAAATATTTGGGGTGGTGAAGTTTTTATTGCAAATAAAAAAGAGTACAAAAGAGCTTATCACCTAAAATATTTTAAACTTTTAGGGGCAGAATTAGCAATAAAAGAGCCCAAAAGAGTTGCTTTATCTTTACTTTTTGATAATTTTACTCTAGAAGAGATTTTAGATTTACCTTTAGATTTTTTAAACTCATTTGAAAAATCAGAGATAAAAATTCTATATACTCTTTGGCAAAAGAATTTAAATTCACCTCTTTGTAGCTCTTTTGGAAGATTATTTGATGCAGTTTGCTCACTTGCTAATATTCTTCATATTCAAGAATTTGAAGGACAAACTGGTCTTTATATAGAAAATTTATATGATGAAAATATAAAAGAGTTTTTTTCTTACGAGATTATCAATAATACTATTGATTTTTCAAAAATGATAAAAGAGATTTTAAAAGAAAAAGATAAAAGAATCGTTGCTTCAAAGTTTATAAATACAGTTGCAAATATTGTTCTTGAGATATCAAATTTACACAAAGATTTACCTATAGTTTTAAGTGGTGGAGTTTTTCAAAATAAAACTTTGGTGGAGATTTTATTAAAAAGATTTCAAAAAATTAATAGAAAGGTTTATTTAGGAGAAAAATATAGTCCAAATGATGAATCTATAAGTTTAGGTCAAGTATATTTCCAATTAGAAAATTAAATAAAAGAGGTTTTATAATGAAATGTCCAGTTTGCAAAGATATAGATTTAGTAATGAGCGAAAGACAAGGTGTTGAAATTGATTATTGTCCATCGTGTAGAGGAGTTTGGCTTGATAGAGGTGAGTTGGATAAGATTATTGAGAAAAGTTCAACTTATCAGTCACATAATCAACAATCAAATAACCATGCAAGTTATGCTAAAAATGATGATAGAAATTCATATAATAAACATAACAATTACCAACAATATAACTCTTATGATAAAAGCCAACAAGCTCCATACAAAAAGAAAAAAGAGGGATTTTTATCTGAAATTTTTGACTTTGATTTTTAATTTTTATAGAAAGCTAAGAGATTTTAAAATCTCTAGCTGTTCAGACTTTTTATAGTTAAATTTAAATTCATACTCTTTTAAATAGTAAAAAAAATTATCTTCATAAACACCTTTGTGTTTTTTTAAATTTTTCTCTAAAAACTTCCAAAATCTATTTAATTTTGTTTGATGTGCATTTTGAGAATGAATTTTATACCAACTTAAATATTGAATAAATCCATCTTCTACATCAAATGCTCGATTACCTATTTTTGGCATTAAAAGTGTGTAAACTTTCTGATTTGAATAAAAACCAATAATATTTATAGCTTCACTAAGACTCTTTTTCTTCTTTACTTTTTCTCTCTCTTTTAGGTAATAAAACTCTTCATACTCAGTATTATCTTTAATTGATGAGTTATAAATATCTTCAGAGTAAATTGCAATTTTTTGTCTTAAAACATCAAACCTATCTTTTACGGTTTTATAATTTAATTTTAATTCATTTGAAACTTCAAAAGCACTCTTATTTTCACAGAATTTTTGAATTATTAAAATATCTTTTTCAATCTTTTTTAAAGATAGTTTTTTGGCACATTTTTTACATTTTATATAATCATTTGCAAGAGTATAAAAATCTTTATTTTTACAGTTTGGGCATATCATGAATAGATTTTAACAAATTTGTTCTAAAAACATATAGGTGTTTATAATATATCAAATAGTTTTAAAAGGAAATGGGCTAGACTTGTGAAAAATAAAAGGGAAGAATAATATGTGTAAAGACTGCGGATGTACAATAGCTGGAATGGAACACAACCATAATCATAGCCATGAGCATGGACATACTCACCATAATCATGAAAACAGAACTATGTTTAAACCTATAAATGACAATTTAAAGACTAATCCTTTACTAAATGATTCAAAAACTATATCAGTAATTCAAAAGATTTTAGATAAAAATGACCATGAAGCAACACATAATAGAGCTCATTTTGATCAACACAAAGTTTTAGGAATAAATTTAATGTCAAGTCCAGGAAGTGGGAAAACTACACTTTTAGAAAATCTAGTTGATATGGTAGATTTTAAATTTGCAGTAGTTGAAGGTGATTTAGAAACTTCAAGGGATGCAGATAGATTAAAAGCAAAAGGAATAAATGCTGTTCAAATCCAAACAGGAAGTGCATGTCATTTAGATGCTTTTATGGTTCATAAAGGTTTACATGATATTAAACTTGCTGATATTGATGTTTGTTTTGTGGAAAATGTTGGAAATCTAGTTTGTCCTGCTTCTTATGATGTGGGAACTCACTTGAATATTGTTTTAGTTTCTGTTCCAGAAGGGGAGGATAAAATTGCAAAATATCCAGTTATGTTTAGATGTGCTGATTTAATCCTTATTACAAAAACAGATTTACTTCCTTATTTTGAGTATGATATTGAAAAAGAGAAAGCAGAAGCTAGAAAACTAAAACCAAATGTTGATATATTAGAAGTAAATATAAAAGATAAACAATCACTTCAAAGTGTAATTGATTGGATTAATTTCAAAAGGAGAATGAGATAATGTGTTTATCAATTCCTTCAAAAATAAAAAGTATAGACACTGAAATGAACAGTTGTGTGGTTGATACTATGGGAGTTGAAAGGAGTGCTAGTTTAGATTTAATAGACCAAGATGTAGTAGTTGGCGATTATGTATTAATTCATATTGGTTTTGCTATGAATAAAATAGATGAAGAAGATGCCTTAGAATCACTCAAAGTTTACCAAGAGATAATAGAAAAGATGGAAGAACAAGATAGATTAGAAGCAATTGAACAATCTGAAAATTGCCTAAATAGATAATACCATGGAAGAAAAACTACAACTAAAAGATTTATACGATGGTTTTAGAGATGCTAAAACTATAAAAGCATTTAAACAAATCATTGATGAAGACTTAAAAGATTATGATGGAATCATAAATATCATGGAAGTGTGTGGTGGACATACTCACACTATTATGAAGTATGGAATCCCACAACTAATAAATAAAAAAATCAATTTCATCCACGGACCTGGTTGTCCTGTTTGTGTTATGCCAAAAGAGAGAATTGATAGTGCATACGCTTTGAGTTTACAAGAGAATGTAATACTTGTAACTTTAGGAGATATGATAAAAGTTCCAGGAAGTAATGGAAGTTTACAAAATGCAAGAAGTCAAGGGGCAGATGTAAGATTTGTTTATTCTCCAATGGAGTGTATAAAAATAGCAAATGAGAATCCAAATAAAACAGTAGTATTTTTTGCCATAGGATTTGAAACAACAACGCCAATGACTTGTGCATTACTAGAGCAAGTAATCAAAAACGACATAAAAAATATATTATTTCATATAAACCATATTACAGTTCCAGAAGTAATGCAAGTTTTAGTTCAAGATGAGAACTGCAAAATTGATGCCTTTTTAGGACCATCTCATGTAAGTGTCATAAGTGGAAGTAAAATTTATGAAGAGTTTCCAAGAGATTATAATAAACCAGTAGTTGTGAGTGGATTTGAACCAGTAGATGTTATGCAATCACTTTCTATGATAGTAAAACAGTTCAAAGAAAAAAGAGCTGATTTAGAAGTAGAGTACAAACGACTTGTTTCATATGAGGGAAACCTAAAAGCCCAAGAGTTAATAAACAAATACTTCAAAAAAGTTCCTTTTAAATTTAGAGGAATAGGTGAGGTTCAAAATAGCGGATATGAACTAAAAAATGAATATGATAACTACAATGCCAAAATAGTATATAAAGAAATTCTACCAACCAAAGAAGTAAAAGATAATAAGGCATGTAGATGTCCTGAGATTTTAAAAGGAGTTGCAAAACCAACAGATTGTAAAATCTTTGGAAATGTATGTACTCCATCAAATCCTATTGGCTCTTGTATGGTAAGTAGCGAGGGTGCTTGTAGTGCTTATTATAAGTATGGGAATTTGTTGTAAAATATGAAAACTATTGTGGTTTAATAATTAATGAAATAAAGGAAAATATACTAAAAGTGGAAAGTTTAAATGTTTAGTGAGGATAATTCAATAGAATCTAAAAAAGTATATTTTTTTTGCTTTGTTTTATTTATTGTTATATTAATACAATTTACTTTTGTTCGTAATTATTCTAATTATAGTGATGTACCTCAGGGAATTATGATTGAAGCTTTTGGTGTTATAGCTGATATATTCCTTTTTGGTATAGCTATAACAATATATGAAATATTTTGGAAAAAAAAGGAAACGATAACTCGTTATTTAGAAGAATTAGAAGATTATTGTGGATGGAATGAAAAAGAAGCAAGTTATAGAGTATTTGGATTAATAAAAAGACTTCATAAATTTAATAAAACAGATATT from the Aliarcobacter cryaerophilus ATCC 43158 genome contains:
- a CDS encoding SAM-dependent methyltransferase, which encodes MKKLWNKFGDNLFSKIKIGTLEVIYKDKTVKLYGEKKLEDKITLEIYNNRFFTRTVLYGDIGFCESFIDKDFETSNLTKLIELALLNSKYLGTTSENEKRKLINLMPFFNRLKHTLRRNSKTNARKNISAHYDLSNDFYKLMLDKTMMYSSAIFEDKNQDLYDAQKNKLEKLSGKLNIKEGSKVLEIGSGWGAMAIHLAKDKKCDVTTVTLSVEQKKLCENRFKKEGVEDKIDILLKDYRDLNGQFDSIIAVEMFEAVGSEYFHIFFKKCQELLKPSGVLVLQVITIPDQRYKSYSKSSDFIQKYIFPGGHLPSILKLLQTTSKYTRLNLNHLEEFTEDYAKTLNIWHENFENNLDEVKKLGFDEYFIRMWKMYLNYCEAGFITRNINLHQLVFTRDQNINLNKGLNK
- a CDS encoding DUF3833 domain-containing protein, with the protein product MKNLVLLFLTTILLTGCTSMKIEDFNNTKPEFIPQEYFNGKLRAYGIVKDRSGKIIRSFKGTMIGSWDKNGVGTLDEFFVYDDGEEMKRVWTLKPTSDKKFIATADDIVGESPMIANGNTVMIDYVMRTPYKNSTIDLSVQDWLHLQDDGVIINHSKMKKFGFVVGELVITIIKE
- a CDS encoding hydrogenase small subunit — encoded protein: MNGNIERVREVFTQKSTRVDTNKGDEFYNSLFEKSKARLKLLRDQKPLRDIDMIEVIETEGVNRRDFMKWVSATTATLMLPPMFAPLVAEATELMNRVPVIWIELQDCAGNTEALLRSSAPTVDDLLFDVLSLEFHHALMACAGNDAEHQLDDAIEHFKGKYLLFVEGSIPTAMNGNYGTIGPSGETFQEHLARLSKDAAAIVAVGTCATFGGVPAAAPNPTGAVGVMDLVKGKPIVNIPACPANPANMVGVVLHYVLTGQVPELDSLLRPKFAFGYRIHDNCERRAHFDAGEFVEEWGDEGAKNNWCLYKVGCKGPMTFNNCSIIRYNDGANWPVGVGRGCIGCSEPDFWDKYAYERPMATARIKPPTGGVEKTVDEFGLGLLTATAVGIGVHAIASVVAGKKSNENEER
- a CDS encoding nickel-dependent hydrogenase large subunit yields the protein MTKKHLVVDPITRIEGHLRIEAIIDENNVITDAYSSSTMFRGIEEILKGRDPRDCGLLAMRICGVCTGTHYQRSIEAVENAFSVTIPKNARLVRNLIQGALYLHDHVVHFYHLHALDWVDITKALDADPKKTVAEAQKWAGLSNQRAWNASEDVYIQVKERVQKYIKQGRLGIFGNAYWGSEGFKLTPEQNLIGLSHYLDALELQRDLAKMMAIFGGKNPHPQSFVVGGVTCVQDIKNPARIAEFKQLLKRGRKFIKEAYLPDVYMAGTMYGEEALNGTGGGLGNYMSYGGFNLDDLPFYKSKKLFPAGIVKNKDLSKVYEVDEAKITEDVTHAWYKGNTNLHPFDGVTEPNYTGFGKKENNIAYLDTQNKYSWIKSPLYNDERMEVGPLARMVVGFASNDELIKKYVTNFLTNANLPATVLFSTVGRTAARAIESELMADVMMDWVDELALNAANGDLSTWTEFDFNTVAKDVKGIGLEEAPRGALGHWVKIKDGKVVNYQTVVPSTWNAAPRDYKGRMGAYEAALIGTKVANVEQPLEILRTIHSFDPCIACAVHLIDTNGKELGVYKVNPI
- a CDS encoding cytochrome b/b6 domain-containing protein; this encodes MSKNIEIKRMTGTMRIVHWVTFFSMITAVITGLYIGHPYYQTFIADPAVDKYVMAWNRWAHFIVAIIFDVTAILVGYLYFFSRFEKPYKKLIPNKKNIVEFFEVLLNLITLNRRKNFDSSHSDSFNIVFFTIFHLLLVFMLFTGLQLYVHGLASGHSSIGAWWPAMLHLFTDWTLYVFGGNMGVRIAHHYSMYFILVWVMFHIYYQIWRTIFWKEGDIAIVFGGSKFVKEEEK
- a CDS encoding HyaD/HybD family hydrogenase maturation endopeptidase, whose product is MKDTIIIGVGNMLFKDEGIGIYTSEYIKQNYEFDEDLEIIDGGTLGFKLMAYFQEYKNVIILDTVSIDDEAGSIFRLPSDVLLGLGKYRKTAHEVEIVEMLEIVSVLDSHANVTIIGIVPQDIQSVEIGLTKLMEERFPFFIETSIKEIESLGFKLTKKSDIAVPDIVKSLIGSYNGSHLNRIPNEEDFTHEVNL